Proteins from one Oryza sativa Japonica Group chromosome 12, ASM3414082v1 genomic window:
- the LOC107275865 gene encoding quinolinate synthase, chloroplastic — protein MDVSSLAAAAPSLVAPPLHHKPHLAFPPHHPSPARGSIGVRCAHSPSPHPLRPSAATADEEVSLPPSLRVSRLAEEFRVSPDAADRARRLLARAAALPRLGEADRVAANRVMGCVAQVWLVGRCDGAGRMRFAADSDSELSRGYCACLVSALDGARPEEVLDVDPADLAPLGGAAAGTGARSRASTWHNVLIGMQKRARAAIAAREGRPAGEPFPSLIIGRDGAIRAQGTYAEAQAMFLSPNESKTSELVKSLREKKIGIVAHFYMDPEVQGILTASKKHWPHIHISDSLVMADSAVKMAEAGCEYITVLGVDFMSENVRAILDQAGYSKVGVYRMSSDQIGCSLADAASSSAYTHFLKEASRSPPSLHVIYINTSLETKAHAHELVPTITCTSSNVVATILQAFAQIPGLNVWYGPDSYMGANIADLFQRMAVMSDEEIAEVHPSHNKKSINALLPRLHYYQDGNCIVHDMFGHEVVDKIKEQYCDAFLTAHFEVPGEMFSLSMEAKTRGMGVVGSTQNILDFIKNHLMEALDRNIDDHLQFVLGTESGMITSIVAAVRELFDSYKTSQQSANIEVEIVFPVSSDAVSNTSVNGSHHLDSSTVTDLDNVSVVPGVSSGEGCSIHGGCASCPYMKMNSLRSLLKVCHQLPDRDNRLVAYQASRFNAKTPLGKLVAEVGCEPILHMRHFQATKRLPDKLVHHVIHGKGEPTS, from the exons ATGGacgtctcctccctcgccgccgcggccccctCCCTCGTCGCGCCACCCCTCCACCACAAGCCCCACCTCGCCTTCCCTCCACACcatccctcccccgcccgcggcTCCATCGGCGTCCGTTGCGCCCACTCGCCCTCGCCCCATCCCTTAcggccctccgccgccaccgccgacgaggaggtctCCTTGCCCCCGAGCCTCCGCGTAAGCCGGCTCGCCGAGGAGTTCCGCGTGTCCCCGGACGCCGCCgaccgcgcgcgccgcctcctagcccgtGCGGCCGCGCTCCCGCGGCTCGGGGAGGCCGACCGCGTCGCGGCCAACCGCGTCATGGGGTGCGTCGCGCAGGTGTGGCTCGTGGGGCGGTGCGACGGGGCGGGGCGGATGAGGTTCGCGGCCGACTCCGACTCGGAGCTCTCCCGCGGGTACTGCGCCTGCCTCGTCTCCGCGCTCGACGGGGCGCGCCCGGAGGAGGTGCTCGACGTGGACCCGGCCGACCTCGCGCCGCTCGGTGGGGCCGCCGCGGGGACGGGGGCGCGGTCCAGGGCCAGCACCTGGCACAACGTGCTCATTGGCATGCAGAAGCGTGCGCGGGCGGCCATCGCGGCGCGTGAGGGCAGGCCTGCTGGGGAGCCGTTCCCGTCGCTTATCATCGGCCGCGACGGCGCCATCCGCGCTCAAGGCACCTACGCTGAAGCCCAG GCAATGTTCTTGTCTCCTAATGAATCCAAGACTTCAGAGCTTGTAAAATCCCttagggagaaaaaaataggGATTGTCGCACACTTTTATATGGATCCGGAGGTGCAAGGCATATTAACTGCTTCAAAGAAGCATTGGCCTCACATCCACATTTCTGATTCATTGGTAATGGCAGATAGTGCAGTGAAGATGGCTGAAGCAGGATGCGAATATATCACTGTCTTAGGTGTTGATTTTATGTCAGAAAATGTTCGTGCAATACTTGATCAAGCTGGATATAGCAAG GTTGGTGTTTATAGAATGTCAAGTGATCAAATTGGCTGTTCATTGGCAGACGCTGCTTCAAGTTCTGCATATACACATTTTTTGAAAGAAGCATCAAGATCTCCTCCTTCTTTACATGTTATTTATATCAATACTTCTTTGGAAACAAAAGCTCATGCTCATGAACTTGTACCTACAATAACATGCACTTCTTCAAACGTTGTAGCAACTATATTACAG GCATTTGCCCAAATACCAGGTCTTAATGTCTGGTATGGCCCGGATTCTTATATGGGTGCAAACATTGCGGATCTATTTCAGAGAATGGCTGTCATGTCAGATGAGGAAATTGCAGAAGTACATCCAAGTCACAACAAAAAATCTATAAATGCCTTGTTGCCACGCCTACATTACTACCAG GATGGTAACTGTATTGTTCATGATATGTTTGGCCATGAAGTTGTGGACAAAATAAAGGAGCAGTATTGTGATGCATTCCTCACAGCACACTTTGAGGTCCCAGGAGAAATGTTTTCCTTGTCAATGGAAGCAAAGACGAGGGGAATGGGAGTGGTTGGATCTACTCAGAACATCTTAGATTTCATTAAAAACCATTTGATGGAAGCTTTGGATAGGAACATCGATGATCATCTTCAGTTTGTGTTAGGAACAGAATCCGGAATGATCACTTCTATTGTTGCTGCTGTCCGTGAATTATTTGATTCCTATAAAACTTCTCAACAAAGTGCCAATATTGAAGTTGAAATCGTGTTCCCAGTTTCTTCAGATGCTGTTTCTAATACATCTGTCAATGGTTCCCACCATCTTGATTCTTCAACAGTTACTGATTTAGACAATGTTAGTGTTGTTCCTGGTGTGAGTTCTGGCGAAGGTTGCTCTATACATGGGGGCTGCGCTTCATGCCCATACATGAAG ATGAATTCTTTAAGATCACTGCTTAAAGTATGCCATCAGCTTCCTGACAGAGATAACAGATTAGTTGCCTATCAGGCTAGCCGATTCAATGCTAAGACTCCTCTGGGAAAATTGGTTGCAGAGGTTGGGTGTGAGCCCATTTTGCATATGCGACATTTCCAG